In Amycolatopsis jiangsuensis, the following proteins share a genomic window:
- a CDS encoding BPL-N domain-containing protein, with product MNRPLALVYRGPATLDGCPEAVAGVLRESPWDFDVRYVGPRERIPLGQSTLDAATLYAQPGGGTVKKAFKQLRGHRDELRAFVHRGGRYLGFCLGGYLAGATPGFGLLPGDTDQYIDSAGTELDTDGDALIDVHWRGRRRTLFFQDGPYFWLHEGAEADIVATYRNGRIAALATPFGAGRVGVAGPHPEATEDWFTDAGLAVPASSHPAAHELVDAVMASGR from the coding sequence GTGAACCGGCCACTCGCCCTCGTGTACCGCGGACCCGCCACCCTCGACGGTTGTCCGGAGGCGGTCGCCGGGGTCCTCCGGGAAAGCCCGTGGGACTTCGACGTCCGCTACGTCGGCCCCCGCGAACGGATCCCGCTCGGACAGTCCACACTGGACGCCGCCACGCTGTACGCGCAGCCGGGCGGCGGCACGGTGAAGAAGGCCTTCAAGCAGTTGCGCGGACATCGCGACGAGCTCCGCGCGTTCGTCCACCGCGGCGGCCGCTACCTCGGGTTCTGCCTCGGCGGCTACCTCGCCGGCGCGACGCCCGGGTTCGGCCTGCTGCCCGGGGACACCGACCAGTACATCGACTCCGCCGGGACCGAACTGGACACCGACGGCGACGCCTTGATCGACGTGCACTGGCGTGGCCGGCGCCGGACGCTGTTCTTCCAGGACGGCCCGTACTTCTGGCTGCACGAGGGCGCCGAGGCGGACATCGTCGCGACCTACCGCAACGGCCGGATCGCCGCGCTGGCCACGCCGTTCGGTGCCGGCCGGGTCGGCGTGGCCGGGCCGCATCCGGAGGCCACCGAGGACTGGTTCACCGACGCCGGCCTCGCGGTGCCCGCATCGAGCCACCCGGCCGCGCACGAACTGGTCGACGCCGTGATGGCGAGCGGCCGGTGA